One window of the Streptomyces sp. NBC_00259 genome contains the following:
- a CDS encoding response regulator transcription factor translates to MQRIVLAEDMHMIRVALAALLELEPDMEVVAQVASGSEVVPAVIRTEADTAVLDIDMPGMDGITAAGLLRDQVPDCRTLILTGVALPGQLWRALDAQVSGFLPKHASPDELVEGVRRVGAGRRVIDPELAMSAWEIGDNPLTRREVEVLGLIAAGAETAQIATTTNLSVGTVRNYLTTIVNKLGARNRIDALRTAKENGWLP, encoded by the coding sequence ATGCAGAGGATCGTGCTGGCCGAGGACATGCACATGATCCGGGTGGCGCTGGCCGCGCTCCTGGAACTGGAGCCGGACATGGAGGTGGTCGCACAGGTCGCGAGCGGCAGCGAGGTCGTACCGGCGGTCATCCGGACGGAGGCGGACACCGCGGTGCTCGACATCGACATGCCCGGCATGGACGGCATCACCGCCGCCGGACTGCTGCGCGACCAGGTCCCCGACTGCCGCACTCTGATCCTCACGGGCGTCGCACTGCCCGGGCAGTTGTGGCGGGCGCTCGACGCGCAGGTGAGCGGCTTCCTCCCCAAACACGCCTCACCGGACGAACTCGTCGAGGGGGTGCGCAGGGTGGGTGCGGGCCGCCGGGTCATCGACCCCGAACTGGCCATGTCCGCCTGGGAGATCGGTGACAATCCGCTCACCAGGCGCGAGGTCGAGGTGCTGGGCCTCATCGCGGCGGGCGCGGAGACCGCGCAGATCGCCACCACCACGAACCTGTCCGTCGGGACGGTCCGCAACTACCTCACGACGATCGTGAACAAACTCGGCGCACGCAACCGCATCGACGCCCTGCGCACCGCGAAGGAGAACGGCTGGCTGCCCTGA
- a CDS encoding sensor histidine kinase, whose amino-acid sequence MSQALPAPSALCSRAKAGAGTATTADTATTVSAVVTDTAQRRVVVRERLRFARDLHDLLGPRLLAITLQCELALRLMDRTPDSARSRLAEALSGMREIHEEARRVAHGYHCLSLDTEIESVRNLLESAGIRTEAGPVSAPLPAPLQTVLATTVREAAANVLRHSRARTCRVAVDTLPGEVLLTVANDGVRAPNQPSPPEAAGEPGLGLRSLAERITAAGGRLTHGPYPSGHYTLEARFPLPDRGPQPPYTRTSTSVAVS is encoded by the coding sequence ATGTCACAGGCTCTGCCCGCACCGTCCGCGCTGTGCTCACGGGCCAAGGCCGGTGCCGGCACCGCCACGACGGCCGACACCGCCACGACCGTGTCCGCCGTCGTGACCGACACCGCCCAGCGCCGTGTCGTCGTACGGGAGCGGCTGCGCTTCGCCCGCGATCTGCACGATCTGCTCGGGCCGCGGCTCCTGGCGATCACGCTCCAGTGCGAGCTGGCGCTGCGTCTGATGGACCGCACACCGGACTCGGCCCGGAGCCGGCTGGCCGAGGCGCTCTCCGGGATGCGCGAGATCCACGAGGAGGCCCGGCGGGTGGCGCACGGCTACCACTGCCTGTCTCTCGACACGGAGATCGAGTCCGTCCGGAACCTGCTGGAGTCGGCCGGGATCCGCACCGAGGCGGGACCGGTGAGCGCGCCGCTTCCCGCGCCGCTCCAGACGGTCCTGGCGACGACGGTCCGGGAGGCGGCCGCCAATGTGCTGAGACACAGCCGCGCCCGCACCTGCCGGGTGGCGGTGGACACGCTGCCGGGCGAGGTGCTGCTGACGGTGGCAAACGACGGTGTCCGCGCCCCGAACCAACCGTCCCCTCCCGAGGCTGCCGGGGAGCCGGGCCTGGGACTGCGCAGCCTCGCCGAACGCATCACGGCCGCCGGCGGCCGACTGACCCACGGCCCGTACCCTTCCGGGCACTACACACTGGAGGCCCGTTTCCCGCTCCCCGACCGCGGACCTCAACCTCCGTACACGCGGACCTCAACCTCCGTAGCGGTTTCGTAG
- a CDS encoding lysine--tRNA ligase: protein MPRRRRARKQSPEPREEARSGGLHAQDRTAAHWALDYARRLADRHPPAHRILIQTSMSPTGYFHIGNFRDTVCAHLVHRALARMGRRSAILLSFDDYDPVRESQAARDPELADCGGRPLAERRERAARICRAYLAELRAVGILPAEADDDGRTPPGGDWETHYQYERYRAGAYREIQRRYQRDAERLATLLGKGDGRDLFAVYCLQCGRNTTEIHRLDGHAARYRCLSCGAELTAHDPADVKPSWALDWTLRVAYEGIDCEPAGQDHCSAGSTMDRTRPVYDGYLGSPQPVIVPYGLVRGERGGGKISGSLGGGPFVRDLLAVHPAPLVLWLYARRNCLSDLRLGFGPGPFLGAYDEFDRFVRAVGRDERARILWELLTDEEPGGYATLPRMRSVLGALYAHGSSADAARRHLVALHPGADRALLDERLGHALAWLTEHGRDHYWAPTGDTPAGPAVDLLIEQLRQHTGAGAPRAGRTREDFREIYGALFGTAHGPRLDTLADVFTPALVADALAAYRDRGERPLRARLSGGSDRSRQEALSRAS from the coding sequence ATGCCAAGGAGACGACGTGCGCGGAAGCAGAGCCCGGAGCCGCGGGAGGAGGCCCGCTCCGGCGGGCTGCACGCACAGGACCGCACCGCGGCGCACTGGGCCCTCGACTACGCGCGCCGGCTCGCCGACCGCCATCCGCCGGCCCACCGCATCCTGATCCAGACCAGCATGTCGCCGACCGGCTACTTCCACATCGGGAACTTCCGGGACACCGTCTGCGCCCACCTGGTGCACCGTGCCCTCGCCCGCATGGGCCGCCGCTCCGCGATCCTGCTCAGCTTCGACGACTACGACCCCGTACGGGAGAGCCAGGCCGCCCGGGACCCGGAGCTCGCGGACTGCGGAGGGCGGCCGCTCGCCGAACGCCGGGAGCGTGCCGCCCGCATCTGCCGCGCCTACCTCGCGGAGCTCCGGGCAGTGGGCATCCTGCCCGCGGAGGCCGACGACGACGGGCGGACGCCGCCCGGCGGCGACTGGGAGACGCACTACCAGTACGAGCGCTACCGGGCCGGTGCGTACAGGGAGATCCAGCGCCGCTACCAGCGCGACGCCGAACGGCTCGCGACGCTGCTCGGCAAGGGCGACGGGCGGGACCTCTTCGCCGTCTACTGCCTGCAGTGCGGCCGCAACACCACGGAGATCCACCGGCTGGACGGTCATGCCGCGCGCTACCGGTGCCTGTCCTGCGGTGCCGAACTGACCGCCCACGACCCCGCGGACGTCAAACCGTCCTGGGCGCTGGACTGGACGCTGCGCGTCGCGTACGAGGGCATCGACTGCGAGCCGGCGGGTCAGGACCACTGCAGCGCGGGCAGCACCATGGACCGGACGCGGCCGGTGTACGACGGCTATCTCGGCTCCCCGCAGCCGGTCATCGTCCCGTACGGGCTGGTCCGCGGCGAGCGGGGCGGCGGCAAGATCTCCGGGTCGCTCGGCGGCGGCCCGTTCGTACGCGATCTGCTCGCCGTCCATCCCGCGCCGCTGGTGCTGTGGCTGTACGCCCGCCGCAACTGCCTGTCGGATCTGCGGCTGGGCTTCGGCCCGGGCCCGTTCCTGGGCGCGTACGACGAGTTCGACCGGTTCGTCCGGGCCGTCGGCCGGGACGAGCGCGCCCGGATCCTCTGGGAGCTGCTGACCGACGAGGAGCCCGGCGGATACGCGACCCTGCCCCGGATGCGCTCGGTCCTGGGGGCGCTGTACGCGCACGGCTCCTCGGCGGACGCGGCGCGGCGGCACCTCGTCGCCCTGCACCCGGGCGCCGACCGGGCGTTGCTCGACGAACGGCTCGGCCACGCGCTCGCCTGGCTCACGGAGCACGGCCGGGACCACTACTGGGCGCCGACCGGTGACACACCGGCCGGCCCCGCGGTCGACCTGCTGATCGAGCAGTTGAGGCAGCACACCGGAGCCGGCGCGCCGCGGGCCGGCCGCACCCGGGAGGACTTCCGGGAGATCTACGGGGCGCTGTTCGGCACCGCGCACGGTCCCCGGCTGGACACCCTCGCCGACGTCTTCACCCCCGCCCTGGTCGCCGACGCGCTGGCCGCCTACCGCGACCGCGGTGAACGCCCTCTGCGCGCACGGCTGTCCGGCGGATCCGACCGATCCCGTCAGGAGGCCCTGAGCCGTGCGAGCTGA